A genome region from Candidatus Poribacteria bacterium includes the following:
- a CDS encoding Uma2 family endonuclease — protein MNTLKAGHEQAAISLMPLETDMTLEEFLESDLEGYEYVKGELIPMPPTSGEHGDISSNIQWYLYSHVRENQLGRVYTSDTGFKIGDRFLIPDIAFVSTERLPDDRRKAFSIPPDLAVEVVSPTDVLFRVFEKALTYLSGGTQLVWVIEPVAKTVTVYRSETDIKVLTREDTLTGEDVVEGFSCQVSQLFE, from the coding sequence ATGAATACGCTAAAAGCCGGTCACGAACAAGCGGCAATATCACTCATGCCGTTAGAAACTGATATGACGCTTGAGGAGTTTCTTGAAAGCGATTTAGAAGGATACGAATATGTCAAAGGAGAATTAATACCGATGCCACCAACTTCGGGCGAACACGGCGATATTAGCTCTAACATCCAGTGGTATTTATACTCACACGTTCGTGAAAATCAACTCGGACGTGTCTACACATCGGACACCGGTTTTAAGATTGGCGATAGGTTCTTGATACCAGATATTGCGTTTGTTTCGACAGAACGACTGCCAGATGACAGACGTAAGGCGTTCTCAATCCCACCGGATCTAGCTGTTGAAGTCGTTTCCCCAACAGATGTTCTGTTCCGTGTCTTTGAAAAGGCGCTCACCTATCTGAGTGGCGGAACGCAGCTCGTTTGGGTGATTGAACCTGTGGCAAAAACGGTAACGGTGTATCGTTCAGAGACAGATATCAAAGTGCTTACACGCGAAGATACCCTTACCGGTGAAGATGTCGTCGAAGGCTTTTCGTGTCAAGTCTCACAACTTTTTGAATGA
- a CDS encoding sugar phosphate isomerase/epimerase, which yields MKLGLVTYNMAKDWDIPTIIDNCVETGFAGVELRTTHAHGVEVELSASERAAVKQQFDDSPIEIAGLGSAFDYHAVDQSVVRQNIDGTKLYSQLAADVGAPGVKVRPNGLPEEVPIEKTLEQIGLALRECGEFAADLGVQIRLEVHGGGTSELRHIRTIIDVADHDNVYVCWNSNFGEVENGSIQNNFNLVKGRIGLVHITELHRREYPWRELFTSLKDSGYSGYTLAEIAGSSDPLRVMNFYRALWEEMSR from the coding sequence ATGAAACTGGGTTTAGTTACGTATAATATGGCAAAAGATTGGGATATTCCCACAATTATTGACAATTGTGTAGAAACAGGGTTTGCGGGTGTGGAGTTACGGACAACACATGCCCACGGCGTTGAAGTCGAACTCTCGGCAAGTGAACGCGCAGCCGTAAAGCAACAATTCGATGACTCCCCGATTGAGATTGCTGGTTTGGGATCCGCTTTTGACTATCACGCCGTGGATCAATCGGTGGTTCGTCAGAATATAGACGGAACGAAGCTGTACTCTCAACTGGCGGCAGATGTTGGGGCACCCGGCGTTAAAGTGCGCCCGAACGGTCTTCCCGAAGAAGTGCCTATTGAAAAGACGCTGGAACAAATCGGATTGGCGTTGCGGGAGTGTGGCGAATTCGCTGCTGACCTCGGCGTGCAGATTCGGTTAGAAGTACACGGGGGCGGCACCTCTGAACTCCGGCACATCCGAACGATTATTGATGTCGCTGACCACGATAACGTCTATGTCTGCTGGAACTCTAATTTCGGCGAAGTCGAAAATGGCTCTATTCAGAATAACTTTAATCTTGTAAAAGGCAGAATCGGTTTGGTACATATCACGGAACTCCACCGGCGCGAGTATCCGTGGCGGGAACTCTTTACATCGTTGAAAGATTCCGGGTATTCAGGTTACACACTCGCTGAAATCGCAGGGAGTTCCGACCCGCTACGCGTGATGAATTTTTATCGGGCGTTGTGGGAAGAGATGTCAAGATAA
- a CDS encoding Uma2 family endonuclease translates to MGTQKEAHEQAAILLAPIETDMTLQDFLESDMEGYEYVKGELIPMPPTSGEHGKISINLILPLGVYVRENQLGDVYAPDTGFQIGDRVLIPDIAFVSTARIPEDLSTAFAIPPDLAVEVVSRTDTQSRVIEKAFAYLNAGVRLVWVLEPRSKTVTIYRSESDIKLLTRNDTLTGEDVVEGFSCQVAQLFR, encoded by the coding sequence ATGGGTACACAAAAAGAAGCACACGAACAAGCTGCAATATTGCTCGCGCCTATAGAAACGGACATGACGTTGCAGGATTTTCTTGAAAGCGATATGGAGGGATATGAATATGTGAAAGGAGAATTAATTCCGATGCCACCAACTTCAGGTGAACACGGTAAAATTAGTATAAATCTCATTTTACCCTTGGGTGTATATGTGCGTGAGAATCAACTCGGGGATGTCTATGCGCCAGACACAGGTTTCCAGATCGGTGATCGGGTATTGATACCAGACATCGCGTTTGTATCAACAGCACGAATACCTGAGGATTTAAGCACTGCGTTTGCCATTCCGCCAGACCTCGCCGTTGAAGTCGTTTCACGGACAGACACTCAATCCAGGGTCATTGAAAAGGCATTCGCCTATTTAAACGCAGGAGTGAGGCTCGTCTGGGTTCTTGAACCCAGGTCAAAAACGGTGACGATATATCGTTCGGAAAGCGACATCAAGTTGCTCACACGCAACGATACGCTCACCGGCGAAGATGTTGTTGAAGGATTTTCGTGTCAGGTCGCACAACTTTTTAGATAA
- a CDS encoding MBL fold metallo-hydrolase: MAYALEDEFGDIIGKARRGQNISQNKIATAAGITEAELARMEQYTLKPTESQVFRLAEVLNLDGAKLLDIATEQWEPEPAQQASDASLEVITISAPVGGWPVNAYLLVCKATDDAAIIDTAAHPDLVLEQVDAHNVNPTAILLTHAHSDHTDGLPQLQTATGCETYIHKDEPKPRSNTRLREVAHADILSVGELMVTVVNTPGHTPGGCSFLTQNAAFVGDAIFAGSVGGPNISYQAEIDSVRDNLLSLPDAVRLYPGHGPSTTVGEEKLHNPFF; the protein is encoded by the coding sequence ATGGCTTATGCACTTGAAGACGAATTTGGTGATATTATTGGTAAAGCCCGACGCGGGCAGAACATCTCTCAGAACAAAATCGCTACCGCCGCCGGTATTACAGAGGCAGAACTGGCGCGTATGGAACAGTATACCTTAAAACCGACAGAATCGCAAGTCTTTCGTCTCGCAGAAGTACTCAATTTAGACGGTGCCAAGTTGCTCGATATTGCGACGGAGCAGTGGGAACCAGAGCCCGCGCAACAAGCGAGCGACGCAAGTCTCGAAGTTATCACGATTAGCGCGCCAGTCGGCGGGTGGCCCGTCAATGCCTATCTATTGGTATGCAAAGCCACCGATGATGCTGCAATCATTGACACCGCTGCACATCCAGACCTCGTTTTGGAACAGGTGGATGCCCATAACGTGAATCCGACGGCGATCCTTTTGACGCATGCCCACAGCGATCATACCGATGGGTTACCGCAGCTCCAAACCGCCACCGGTTGCGAAACGTACATCCATAAGGACGAACCGAAACCGCGGAGTAACACGCGACTCCGTGAAGTCGCACACGCCGATATCCTCTCCGTTGGTGAACTTATGGTAACCGTTGTCAATACACCCGGACATACACCCGGCGGCTGTAGTTTCCTCACGCAGAACGCAGCATTTGTCGGCGATGCGATTTTCGCCGGTTCTGTCGGGGGTCCCAACATCTCGTATCAGGCTGAAATTGACAGCGTCCGTGACAATCTACTTTCACTTCCTGACGCGGTAAGACTCTACCCAGGACACGGTCCTTCCACGACCGTCGGTGAGGAGAAATTACACAACCCGTTTTTCTAA